Sequence from the Triplophysa rosa linkage group LG22, Trosa_1v2, whole genome shotgun sequence genome:
cctgtccgggaaaccgtcCCTATATTATTTGAATGTCAATTAATGATGGATATTTAGTATTTCTACTAAGGTATAGTCTTTGGTATGATAAAATACCAAGCCATAATATACTAAATATATTGAATAACATtatgttaacataaaaataagtaaaaagtaaaagtgTCAGTAGTAAATGGGTAATAAAGTCAGAGTGAAGCATCATGGATGAGAGAAGAACCAATACAGAGAAAGTATTAATTAAACCGTACTCtgattttacaatgcacatAAATGATGATCAGTTACAATACACATATATTGTTCAATGCAATATAAACGGATAAGTAGTTACAAAAACTAAACCAAATATTTTACACTTGCATTTTTAAACCATTCCGTCTCTGCTGAGGTCTGTGCGCATGTTGGTGTGTTTAGCTCCTGTAtgtttttcaattatttgtcatGTTTCCCCCCAATAAGTGATCATTGTGCAGTGGCAGTGCTATATTTCGACTCTAAGTGCCGCTGTCCAACCTCTGTAGACATATTATTACGTTCTCTCTCTTCAACAAAGGCTAAAGCAAAGGCATAATTCAGACAACACAAACGGCAACACTGGATGCTACATAACAGACTGAAAAACCGCTTTCCATTTCCAGTTTTTTTACGTGAATAATTTGGCATTTTTACTAAACCATCAtctaatataaatcataaatttTGCTTTGGATGCCTCTGTTCAATCTTTGTTTGTCAAAAATGGAGTCGGGAAGAAAAGGCTGGGTGTATGGTTGGCTATTCTATACAGTATGTGCGCTTTCTTTATTTGCCGCTGAAGTGACCGGACAGATTCGTTATTCTATACCTGAGGAAATGTCTGTGGGATCGATTGTTGGAAATATCGCCTCGGATCTTGGACTTGAAACGAAAAGACTGATTTCAGGAAAAGCGCGTGTGTTCAGCGCGGAGAGCAGTGAGTACATTGGACTGGACAAGGAGAACGGACATctgattatgaaaaataaaatagacaGAGAGGAATTATGCGGTGAGATAGAAGCCTGTAGTGTCAGTTTTGATGTTATATTGGATAACCCAATGGAGCTTTATCGAGTTACAGTTGACATACAAGACATCAATGACAATAGTCCTGCTTTTCAGAAATCTAAAATTGAACTAGAAATCAGTGAATTAGCGGTACCTGGTGCGCGCTTTGTTTTAGAAAGTGCAATAGATCCAGACGTGGGAGTGAATACACTACAAAAATATACTCTTCACCCCACCGATCATTTTAAACTGAATATTCATAGTGGTGGTGGTCTTAGCAAAAACGTCGAGATGATTCTTCATTCTCCGTTAGACAGAGAAAAAGAAACACATCATAATTTAATTCTGACTGCTTTCGATGGTGGAAAACCACAAAGATCAGcaactgtgaaaataaatattattattattgatgtaAACGACAATGCGCCCGTGTTTAGCCAATCGTCTTACAAAGCATCAGTTGTTGAAAATGCTGCCAAAGGTACAGTCGTGACAACAGTAAGTGCGACAGATGCTGACGAGTCGagtcacaatatacagtattattttgAACACGCAACCTCTACAATAAAAGCTTTGTTTTCTATAAATGCAGATTCTGGGAAGGTTACAGTCATAGGTGATGTAGACTATGAAAAAAACAAGCAGTTTACAGTAAACGTTAAAGCTAAGGATCATGGCGGGTTGACTGACTCTAGTGACATAATTATTGATGTAATTGATGTAAATGATAATATACCAAAAATTACACTAATGTCTTTTTCAACTGCGGTATCTGAAGATGCAGCACCAGGCACTGTTATAGCAATGTTAAATGTTCAAGATCTAGATTCAGGTGTCAACAGTAAGATTTCATTCTCTATTGATCTAAACTCTCCATTTAAAATGGTCTCATCATTGACTAATTATTACAATCTGGTGACAGACTCAGAATTAGACAGGGAACAGATAGCAGAATATAATGTCACTATAACTGCTGTCGATGCAGGTGATCCACCACTTTCaagtaaagatattttaaaactgaAGATATCTGATGTGAATGATCACGCACCCCAGTTTGAGCAGGAATCATATAATGCTTTTATATCTGAAAATAACCCACCATCTACAACTATTATATCTGTCAAAGCAGAAGACATGGACTGGGGCccaaatgctaaaatgtcatattttcttATTGATGGAGATTTAAATGGATCACCACTGACATCTTACATTTCCATAAATTCAGAGACTGGCGTGATCTATGCAGAAAAATCATTTGATTATGAACaaattaaatcttttaaaataaaagttaaagcTCAAGATGGGGGCTCACCACCTTTATCCAACAACGTGACTCTTAACATCTTCATTCAAGATCAGAATGACAACGCTCCTCAGGTTCTGTATCCTGTACAAACTGGTGGTTCTGTGGTGGCTGAGATTGTGCCTCGATCTGCAGATGTTGGTTATCTGGTCACTAAAGTTGTGGCTGTTGATGTGGACTCTGGACAGAATGCCTGGCTCTCCTATAAACTACAGAAAGCTACAGACAGAGCGCTGTTTGAAGTGGGTTTACAGAACGGAGAAATAAGAACCGTGCGTCAAGTGACTGATAAAGATGCTGTGAAACAAAAACTCACTGTTGTTGTTGAAGATAACGGACAGCCCTCACGCTCAGCTGTGGTCACCATTAATGTGGCAGTTGCTGATAATTTTCCTGAAGTGCTTTCAGAATTCACAGACTCTACACATGACAAGGAATATAACAACGATctgactttttatttaattttggcTCTGGCGGTAGTTTCACTGCTCTTTATAGTCTCAATTATTGCAATCGTTTCAGTGAAAATCTACAGATGGAGGCAGAATAAGTTGTTTTATAAATCCGGAGCAAATCTACCTGTGATTCCATATTACCCTCCAGTTTATGCAGACGGCACATTACAGCAGGTGTATAATTATGAAATGTGCGGGACCACTGACTCAAGGATGAGTGACGTGAAGTTTGTCAGGCCCTACAGTCAGAACACACTGTTGAGCCAAAGCTGTTTGGGGACAGTTCAGAGAGAAAAGCAGGAACAGGAGAATAATGACATAAATTCTGAGGTGAGAGTTTGAAATGTTCTATGTTTGAGGAttcaaaatgtttctgttttgaggatgctttttaaacatttgtcaCCCTAACAACATATTTTCCTTCCGTTTCACCATTTGGTCTTTTACTCCTTGCATGTGATGTAAACTGACACCATCAGTTTAGAAAAAGACACTTGCAGTCAGAAAAAATAACTTCAATAAGACTAACAAGTAACAAAGTAGAAAATCAATGCAGTGAATTTATGACATTTACAGAAAgctataaataaatcaaaagacaTTCTGCACCATGGTTGTTGTTagtgttattgttattattattattaaaattaaccATTACAAAACTATGACATATCAGAGGACTATATCATATGAATGTGGATTAATCATTAATGCTTAGGACTTTTGTATTAATGTACAATCTTTGGTACAGTAACGGTATTAGAGCAAGACATTGGCCTGTTATAgtgaataacattttattaatattaaagaaAGTAATGTGTAAGGAAGGACTGATAACCCAAAACCAAGATAAAGCATTAATAATAACTTACTGTCACATTACAGTGCTCATAAATTATTATCATAGTTATAGGCTATGTGATTATACACAACATAACTAAATGTGATATAGGCTACATGGATAACTGGCTCTCctgaaaacaatacaaaacattttatcctTACATTTCCTCTCATTTCGTATCTGTTGAGGTCTGAGCGCTGCAATGTTGTGTATTATTTGTCACTTTGCAATGTTTTTTAGTACGTGATCATGCAGTGCTATATTTCGACTCTAAGTGCCGCTGTCCAACCTTTGTAGACTTATTCTTGCATTATCTCTCTCTTCCACAAAGACTAAAGCAAACGCATTTTTCAGACAACATAAACGGCCACACTGGATGCTACATAACAGACCGACAAATCGCTTTTCGTCTGCATATTTATTAACGTACAGCGATTGGCAGTTTGACTGAATCAATCTACATTTCAGCATACAGTGCGCTTATTAAAGCCTCTGTTCAATCGTTGCTCAAAAAATGGATTCGGGGAGAAAAGACTGGGTGGATGGTTGGCTATTCTATACAGTATGTGCGCTTTCTTTATTTGCCGCTGAAGTGACCGGACAGATTCGTTATTCTATACCTGAGGAAATGTCTGTGGGATCGATTGTTGGAAATATCGCCTCGGATCTTGGACTTGAAACGAAAAGACTGATTTCAGGAAAAGCGCGTGTGTTCAGCGCGGAGAGCAGTGAGTACATTGGACTGGACAAGGAGAACGGACATCTGATTATNNNNNNNNNNNNNNNNNNNNNNNNNNNNNNNNNNNNNNNNNNNNNNNNNNNNNNNNNNNNNNNNNNNNNNNNNNNNNNNNNNNNNNNNNNNNNNNNNNNNNNNNNNNNNNNNNNNNNNNNNNNNNNNNNNNNNNNNNNNNNNNNNNNNNNNNNNNNNNNNNNNNNNNNNNNNNNNNNNNNNNNNNNNNNNNNNNNNNNNNNNNNNNNNNNNNNNNNNNNNNNNNNNNNNNNNNNNNNNNNNNNNNNNNNNNNNNNNNNNNNNNNNNNNNNNNNNNNNNNNNNNNNNNNNNNNNNNNNNNNNNNNNNNNNNNNNNNNNNNNNNNNNNNNNNNNNNNNNNNNNNNNNNNNNNNNNNNNNNNNNNNNNNNNNNNNNNNNNNNNNNNNNNNNNNNNNNNNNNNNNNNNNNNNNNNNNNNNNNNNNNNNNNNNNNNNNNNNNNNNNNNNNNNNNNNNNNNNNNNNNNNNNNNNNNNNNNNNNNNNNNNNNNNNNNNNNNNNNNNNNNNNNNNNNNNNNNNNNNNNNNNNNNNNNNNNNNNNNNNNNNNNNNNNNNNNNNNNNNNNNNNNNNNNNNNCGCTTTCCATTTCCAGTTTTTTTACGTGAATAATTTGGCATTTTTACTAAACCATCAtctaatataaatcataaatttTGCTTTGGATGCCTCTGTTCAATCTTTGTTTGTCAAAAATGGAGTCGGGAAGAAAAGGCTGGGTGTATGGTTGGCTATTCTATACAGTATGTGCGCTTTCTTTATTTGCCGCTGAAGTGACCGGACAGATTCGTTATTCTATACCTGAGGAAATGTCTGTGGGATCGATTGTTGGAAATATCGCCTCGGATCTTGGACTTGAAACGAAAAGACTGATCTCAGGAAAAGCGCGTGTGTTCAGCGCGGAGAGCAGTGAGTACATTGGACTGGACAAGGAGAACGGACATCTcgttatgaaaaataaaatagacaGAGAGGAATTATGTGGAGAGATAGAAGCCTGTAGTGTCAGTTTTGATGTTATATTGGATAACCCAATTGAGCTTTATCGCGTTACAGTTGACATACAAGACACAAACGACAACAGCCCCGCATTTCAGAAATCTAAAATCGAACTAGAAATCAGCGAATTAGCGGTGCCTGGATGCGCGCTTTCCTTTAGAGAGCGCAATAGATCGAGACGTGGGAATGAATACACTACAGAAATATACCCTTCAACCCACCGATCATTTTAAGCTTAATGTTCAGAATGCTGAAGATGGTAGCAAAAACATTGAGGTGATTCTTCATTCTTCATTagacagagaaaaagaaaaacatcataatTTAGTTCTGACTGCTTTCGATGGTGGAAAACCACAAAGATCTGCAACTGTGCAGATAAATGTTGTCGTTATTGATGTAAATGACAATGCGCCTGTGTTTAGTCAATCGTCCTACAAAGCATCCGTTGTTGAAAATGCTGCTAAAGGTACAGTCGTGACAACAGTAAGTGCGACAGATGCTGACGAGACAAGTAACGATGTACAGTATTATTTTGAGCACGCGACCTCTAtaataaaatctttgttctcGATTGACGCGGACTCTGGAGAGGTTAAAGTCATAGGTGACATAGATTATGAAAAACACAAGCAATTCAAAATTAAAGTCAAAGCTAAAGATAACGGTGGTTTGACTGACTCAAGTGAAATAATTTTTGATGTAATTGATGTAAATGATAACATACCAAAAATGACAGTAATGACATTTTCAGGTGCAGTGTCTGAAGATGCAGTATCTGGCACTGTTATAGCAATGTTAAATGTTCAAGATCTAGATTCAGGTGTCAACAGTAAGATTTCATGCTCTATTGATCTAAACTCACCATTTAAAATCGTCTCATCATTGACTAATTATTACAATCTGGTGACAGACTCAGAATTAGACAGAGAACAGATAGCAGAGTATAATATCACTATAACTGCTGTCGATGGGGGTAATCCACCTCTTTCaagtaaagatattttaaaactgaAGATATCTGATGTGAATGATCACGCACCCCAGTTTGAGCAGGAATCATATAATGCTTTTATATCTGAAAATAACCCACCATCTACAACTATTATATCTGTCAAAGCAGAAGACATGGACTGGGGCCCAAATGCCAAGATGTCATATTTTCTTATTGATGGAGATTTAAATGGATCACCACTGACATCTTACATTTCCATAAATTCAGAGACTGGTGTGATCTATGCAGAAAAATCATTTGATTATGAACaaattaaatcttttaaaataaaagttaaagcTCAAGATGGGGGCTCACCACCTTTATCCAACAACGTGACTCTTAACATCTTCATTCAAGATCAGAATGACAACGCTCCTCAGGTTCTGTATCCTGTACAAACTGGTGGTTCTGTGGTGGCTGAGATTGTGCCTCGATCTGCAGATGTTGGTTATCTGGTCACTAAAGTTGTGGCTGTTGATGTGGACTCTGGACAGAATGCCTGGCTCTCCTATAAACTACAGAAAGCTACAGACAGAGCGCTGTTTGAAGTGGGTTTACAGAACGGAGAAATAAGAACCGTGCGTCAAGTGACTGATAAAGATGCTGTGAAACAAAAACTCACTGTTGTTGTTGAAGATAACGGACAGCCCTCACGCTCAGCTGTGGTCACCATTAATGTGGCAGTTGCTGATAATTTTCCTGAAGTGCTTTCAGAATTCACAGACTCTACACATGACAAGGAATATAACAACGATctgactttttatttaattttggcTCTGGCGGTAGTTTCACTGCTCTTTATAGTCTCAATTATTGCAATCGTTTCAGTGAAAATCTACAGATGGAGGCAGAATAAGTTGTTTTATAAATCCGGAGCAAATCTACCTGTGATTCCATATTACCCTCCAGTTTATGCAGACGGCACATTACAGCAAGTGTATAATTATGAAATGTGCGGGACCACTGACTCAAGGATGAGTGACGTGAAGTTTGTCAGGCCCTACAGTCAGAACACACTGGTGAGCCAAAGCTGTTTGGGGACAGTtcagagagaaaagaaagaacgTGATAGTGATGACCTGCATTCAGAGGTGAGACCTTACAATGTCACCAtgtttgaaaattaaaaaacatgttatttggCTTTATTGAGGATCTTTGTACTTTTGTCACACAACATCCATTATCATACTCTGTCACGCTTTCATTTTTGTAGCATGTGACATAACCCGATGCATACATTTAGAAACAGACAGTGTGGATGGCTTCATTATTAGTAATAAGCTGCTTGCACACATTTGATGGAAACTAGTGTATCTGTGTCTTTCACAAACTGCTAAAGAAAAAGAAGCTGAAGGGCTCTCTGATGGAGACaattgttatttaattattataattctATTTAACTTACAAGCCAGCTTTCATGCATACAAGGTACCATGTTATATCATATGATACCAACACTAATGGACAGGGCTGCATTACCCGAAacgttcttagttaagtataccttctgtaagtcatatGTTCAGGAGGTTGGTCGCTCTGGAGCTCTTAGCTATACcctttatattcatattcatattcatttcatttcaatctcatctcatctcatcatatcatatc
This genomic interval carries:
- the LOC130546377 gene encoding protocadherin gamma-A5-like isoform X28, encoding MPLFNLCLSKMESGRKGWVYGWLFYTVCALSLFAAEVTGQIRYSIPEEMSVGSIVGNIASDLGLETKRLISGKARVFSAESSEYIGLDKENGHLIMKNKIDREELCGEIEACSVSFDVILDNPMELYRVTVDIQDINDNSPAFQKSKIELEISELAVPGARFVLESAIDPDVGVNTLQKYTLHPTDHFKLNIHSGGGLSKNVEMILHSPLDREKETHHNLILTAFDGGKPQRSATVKINIIIIDVNDNAPVFSQSSYKASVVENAAKGTVVTTVSATDADESSHNIQYYFEHATSTIKALFSINADSGKVTVIGDVDYEKNKQFTVNVKAKDHGGLTDSSDIIIDVIDVNDNIPKITLMSFSTAVSEDAAPGTVIAMLNVQDLDSGVNSKISFSIDLNSPFKMVSSLTNYYNLVTDSELDREQIAEYNVTITAVDAGDPPLSSKDILKLKISDVNDHAPQFEQESYNAFISENNPPSTTIISVKAEDMDWGPNAKMSYFLIDGDLNGSPLTSYISINSETGVIYAEKSFDYEQIKSFKIKVKAQDGGSPPLSNNVTLNIFIQDQNDNAPQVLYPVQTGGSVVAEIVPRSADVGYLVTKVVAVDVDSGQNAWLSYKLQKATDRALFEVGLQNGEIRTVRQVTDKDAVKQKLTVVVEDNGQPSRSAVVTINVAVADNFPEVLSEFTDSTHDKEYNNDLTFYLILALAVVSLLFIVSIIAIVSVKIYRWRQNKLFYKSGANLPVIPYYPPVYADGTLQQVYNYEMCGTTDSRMSDVKFVRPYSQNTLLSQSCLGTVQREKQEQENNDINSEQKPPNPDWRFPPNQRPGPSGAGVRPDEAGAGAGVIAGTGPWPNPPTEAEQLQALMAAANASEATATLGPRYNLQYGQDYRQNVYIPGSTATLTPNPQQQVPQQALPPPQALPPAEAPKAAQTPASKKKPTKKDKK
- the LOC130546377 gene encoding protocadherin gamma-A5-like isoform X8; translation: MPLFNLCLSKMESGRKGWVYGWLFYTVCALSLFAAEVTGQIRYSIPEEMSVGSIVGNIASDLGLETKRLISGKARVFSAESSEYIGLDKENGHLIMKNKIDREELCGEIEACSVSFDVILDNPMELYRVTVDIQDINDNSPAFQKSKIELEISELAVPGARFVLESAIDPDVGVNTLQKYTLHPTDHFKLNIHSGGGLSKNVEMILHSPLDREKETHHNLILTAFDGGKPQRSATVKINIIIIDVNDNAPVFSQSSYKASVVENAAKGTVVTTVSATDADESSHNIQYYFEHATSTIKALFSINADSGKVTVIGDVDYEKNKQFTVNVKAKDHGGLTDSSDIIIDVIDVNDNIPKITLMSFSTAVSEDAAPGTVIAMLNVQDLDSGVNSKISFSIDLNSPFKMVSSLTNYYNLVTDSELDREQIAEYNVTITAVDAGDPPLSSKDILKLKISDVNDHAPQFEQESYNAFISENNPPSTTIISVKAEDMDWGPNAKMSYFLIDGDLNGSPLTSYISINSETGVIYAEKSFDYEQIKSFKIKVKAQDGGSPPLSNNVTLNIFIQDQNDNAPQVLYPVQTGGSVVAEIVPRSADVGYLVTKVVAVDVDSGQNAWLSYKLQKATDRALFEVGLQNGEIRTVRQVTDKDAVKQKLTVVVEDNGQPSRSAVVTINVAVADNFPEVLSEFTDSTHDKEYNNDLTFYLILALAVVSLLFIVSIIAIVSVKIYRWRQNKLFYKSGANLPVIPYYPPVYADGTLQQVYNYEMCGTTDSRMSDVKFVRPYSQNTLLSQSCLGTVQREKQEQENNDINSEQKPPNPDWRFPPNQRPGPSGQHRFHTLQQRWTPYEKSRAGVRPDEAGAGAGVIAGTGPWPNPPTEAEQLQALMAAANASEATATLGPRYNLQYGQDYRQNVYIPGSTATLTPNPQQQVPQQALPPPQALPPAEAPKAAQTPASKKKPTKKDKK